In Perognathus longimembris pacificus isolate PPM17 chromosome 3, ASM2315922v1, whole genome shotgun sequence, a single window of DNA contains:
- the Lrcol1 gene encoding leucine-rich colipase-like protein 1, translating to MSAAGGLLLLLLLPWEAPASLQSRKESVILSHKENGETCKDNSECQTNCCVRTSQNPQKFCTTPNLFQQCLPWRKVGPSATRAPRHEECYSDCCVQNSIVSGTYCTRKAILNCVSWRKPDGFLCHQHKECRSQCCIQVGETSPTRCRPRTGFLAKCLPLVGAGAGGLAGSHSPPPFLQQFRCVALRPEHWGLRALYQPLLSRTLLK from the exons ATGTCTGCTGCAGgggggctgctgctgctgttgctgctgccctGGGAGGCGCCTGCGTCTCTGCAGAGCAGGAAAGAGTCCGTGATCCTGTCCCACAAG GAGAACGGGGAGACCTGCAAAGATAATTCTGAGTGCCAGACCAACTGCTGCGTCCGCACCAGCCAGAACCCGCAGAAGTTCTGTACCACCCCAAACCTCTTCCAGCAGTGCCTGCCCTGGCGGAAGGTGGG CCCCTCGGCCACTCGTGCTCCCCGCCACGAGGAATGCTACAGCGACTGCTGCGTGCAGAACAGCATCGTGTCCGGGACCTACTGCACCCGCAAGGCCATCCTGAACTGCGTGTCCTGGCGCAAG CCCGATGGCTTCCTGTGCCACCAACACAAAGAGTGCCGGAGCCAGTGCTGCATCCAGGTGGGCGAGACCAGCCCCACGCGCTGCCGCCCGCGGACCGGGTTCCTGGCCAAGTGCCTGCCGCTGGTGGGTGCGGGCGCGGGCGGCCTCGCGGGGTCCCACAGCCCG CCACCATTCCTACAGCAATTCCGCTGCGTGGCTCTGCGCCCTGAACACTGGGGCCTCCGTGCACTGTACCAGCCGCTGCTTTCCAGAACCCTGTTGAAATAA